The following are from one region of the Thermococcus sp. genome:
- a CDS encoding OB-fold nucleic acid binding domain-containing protein — protein sequence MGVLTKEQIIEMIEGQKGLSRDEIEKRISEIASREGISEHAAALMLAEELGVNLEGKEELLHIADLVPGMTGVNVVVRVLRKYPPREYQKRDGSTGQVANVIIYDATGKTRLVLWDGLVTKYYNELNPGDVIKIIDPSVREGRSGVELHANFRTRIILNPEDPRVEEIPPIEEVRSYNYQRRKIGELMGGERFVEVRGTIARLYRVTVYDACPQCRRKVDYDPATNAWICPEHGEVQPVKITIIDFGLDDSTGYIRTTLFGDEAAELVGKDPDEIAEKLRELVESGLTLREAGRKLAEYEYYYLLGREIIVRGSVVDDKFLGLILKAFGWDEVDPKREIARVRAELREVLKEFM from the coding sequence ATGGGAGTGCTGACAAAGGAGCAGATTATCGAGATGATCGAGGGGCAGAAAGGCCTCTCAAGAGATGAAATCGAGAAAAGGATATCCGAGATAGCCTCACGCGAGGGAATCTCTGAACACGCCGCCGCGCTCATGCTTGCAGAGGAGCTCGGCGTGAATCTTGAGGGCAAGGAGGAGCTTCTTCACATAGCCGACCTCGTTCCCGGGATGACCGGGGTCAACGTTGTTGTGAGGGTTCTGAGGAAATACCCACCCAGGGAGTACCAGAAGAGGGACGGCTCCACCGGACAGGTGGCCAACGTAATAATCTACGACGCCACCGGAAAGACGAGGCTTGTTCTGTGGGACGGCCTCGTAACCAAGTACTACAACGAGCTCAACCCGGGAGATGTCATCAAGATCATAGACCCCAGCGTCAGAGAGGGCAGAAGTGGAGTCGAGCTCCACGCCAACTTCAGAACGAGGATAATTCTCAACCCAGAAGACCCGCGCGTGGAGGAAATCCCACCAATAGAGGAAGTCAGAAGCTACAACTACCAGAGGAGGAAGATCGGCGAGCTGATGGGCGGGGAGCGCTTCGTTGAAGTTCGTGGAACGATTGCGAGGCTCTACCGCGTCACAGTTTACGACGCCTGCCCCCAGTGCAGGAGAAAAGTTGACTACGACCCCGCAACGAACGCCTGGATATGCCCGGAGCACGGAGAGGTTCAGCCGGTGAAGATAACGATAATCGACTTCGGCCTTGACGACTCCACGGGATACATAAGGACAACCCTCTTTGGGGACGAAGCCGCCGAGCTGGTGGGCAAGGATCCCGATGAGATAGCCGAAAAGCTCAGGGAGCTCGTCGAGAGCGGTCTGACGCTGAGGGAAGCAGGGAGAAAGCTGGCGGAGTATGAGTACTACTACCTGCTCGGCAGGGAGATAATAGTCCGGGGGAGCGTCGTGGACGACAAGTTCCTGGGCCTCAT